Within the Streptomyces sp. NBC_00353 genome, the region GGCATCCTCGTCGAGGACCTCGGTGACGGCAAGCATCCCGGCCAGCGGGGTGCGCAGCTCGTGCGAGACGTCGGAGGCGAAGCGCCGGGCCCGTGCCTCCGCCCGCTGGAGCTCCTCCACGGACTCCTGGAGCTTGGTGGACGATTCGTTGAACGTCCAAGCCAGTTCGGCGAGTTCGTCGGATCCCTTCACCTCGATACGGGTGTCGAGCTCGCCCCGTCCGATTCCGGCGGCGGCCCGGCGCAGGTCACGGACCGGGCGCAGCACGCTGCGGGCGGCCAGCAGGGCCGGCACCAGCGCGATGAGGAGGGCGGGCAGGGCGCCGTCGCGGGCCGCAGTGACCATGGCATTGACATTGGCCTCCTCGGGGTGGAGCGGCATCACCGCGAAGAGGACGAGACCGGTGCGCTGCGGGCCGTTACCCCGGTCGAACATCGCGGGCATCCCGATCGTCAGCCAGGGCTCGTCGTTCTTGACGACCCGCTGGAACGAGGCGTGCGCGTTGGTGCGGGCAGCGGCGCGCAGTTCGGGTGTGATCACGTTCGAGGTGGACCGGTCCGACGACGAGACCCGCAGGTCCGCATATTCGGCGAAGACGATCCAGGTGTGCGGCTTGCCTTCCCGGGCGAGGGTCCGGCACACCTGCTGCAGCTGGGCCGCGTCCGACGGGAGGGTCACCGTCTGCGCGGTGACCCGGTCGCGGAACTGGGCGACCGCGGTGTCCTGCGCCTGCTGAAGGATCGCGGACCGGGCCTCGCGGTAGGTCAGGGTCGCAGTGG harbors:
- a CDS encoding HAMP domain-containing sensor histidine kinase, whose amino-acid sequence is MKVLGARFGLRTRLISAFLLVAAISAITTATLTYREARSAILQQAQDTAVAQFRDRVTAQTVTLPSDAAQLQQVCRTLAREGKPHTWIVFAEYADLRVSSSDRSTSNVITPELRAAARTNAHASFQRVVKNDEPWLTIGMPAMFDRGNGPQRTGLVLFAVMPLHPEEANVNAMVTAARDGALPALLIALVPALLAARSVLRPVRDLRRAAAGIGRGELDTRIEVKGSDELAELAWTFNESSTKLQESVEELQRAEARARRFASDVSHELRTPLAGMLAVTEVLDEDAAHLNADTAAAVRLISAETGKLATLVDDLMEISRFDAKAAGLHLDEVDVAETIRKTLQARRWEGQVATELPDGIRGVIDPPRFDVIVANLVGNALRHGAEPVRVRLRTEQRDGADWLVTEVEDSGPGIDPAVLPHIFDRFYKADEARTRSAGSGLGLAITQENVRLHGGTVHGANRPDGGAVFTVELPLEGA